A single genomic interval of Corvus cornix cornix isolate S_Up_H32 chromosome 1, ASM73873v5, whole genome shotgun sequence harbors:
- the LOC104687055 gene encoding galactosylgalactosylxylosylprotein 3-beta-glucuronosyltransferase 1-like isoform X2, with the protein MLRRRNLLTTLLIALPWALLLTLWHQYPTTHYLSLLRKTDENVTSKVLLNGTSALREEGFSSCTRQQQSVGATPKIIQNYVYSRPPPWSDTLPTIFVITPTYTRPVQKAELTRLANTFLHVQNLHWVVVEDSPRRTNLVSNLLEKAGLNFTHLNVETPKSLKLGLSWIPSHTPRGTLQRNLGLHWLRDSFSNTAPPEGVVYFADDDNTYSLELFEEMRYTRRVSVWPVAFVGGLRYESPKVSPAGKVVGWKTVFDPNRPFAIDMAGFAISIKLILEKPHASFKLEGVKGGYQETSLLKDLVTMDGLEPKAANCTKVLVWHTRTERPTLVNEGKRGFTDPRVEV; encoded by the exons ATGCTGAGGAGACGTAACCTTCTTACCACGCTCCTGATTGCCTTGCCATGGGCTCTTCTCCTAACCTTGTGGCACCAGTATCCAACCACCCACTACCTCAGCCTGCTGAGAA AGACAGACGAGAACGTGACCTCTAAAGTTCTCCTTAATGGTACATCTGCACTGAGAGAAGAAGGCTTCTCATCATGCACTCGGCAGCAGCAAAGCGTAGGGGCAACGCCTAAAATCATCCAGAATTATGTGTACTCCAGGCCTCCCCCATGGTCAGACACCCTGCCAACTATCTTTGTTATCACCCCTACCTATACCCGGCCAGTGCAAAAAGCTGAGCTGACCCGTCTGGCCAACACCTTCCTCCACGTACAGAACCTGCACTGGGTGGTGGTGGAGGACTCTCCACGGAGGACCAACCTTGTATCCAACCTGCTGGAGAAGGCTGGGCTCAACTTCACCCACCTCAACGTAGAGACACCCAAGAGCCTGAAGCTGGGTCTGTCCTGGATCCCATCCCACACCCCAAGAGGGACACTACAGAGGAACCTGGGGCTGCACTGGCTGAGGGACAGCTTCAGCAACACCGCACCACCAGAAGGGGTAGTCTATTTTGCCGATGATGATAACACCTACAGCCTGGAGCTCTTTGAGGAG ATGCGCTACACAAGGAGGGTCTCAGTCTGGCCAGTGGCTTTTGTCGGGGGGCTGCGATATGAATCCCCAAAAGTGAGCCCAGCAGGGAAGGTGGTGGGCTGGAAAACCGTCTTTGACCCTAACCGGCCCTTTGCTATTGACATGGCCGGATTTGCTATCAGCATCAAGTTGATTTTGGAGAAGCCTCATGCCAGTTTCAAGCTGGAGGGAGTTAAAGGAGGCTACCAGGAAACCAGTCTGCTGAAGGATCTAGTGACTATGGACGGGCTGGAGCCCAAAGCAGCCAACTGCACAAAG GTGTTGGTCTGGCACACAAGAACTGAGAGGCCCACTCTGGTTAATGAAGGCAAGCGTGGGTTTACAGACCCCAGAGTAGAGGTGTAA
- the LOC104687055 gene encoding galactosylgalactosylxylosylprotein 3-beta-glucuronosyltransferase 1-like isoform X1 gives MLRRRNLLTTLLIALPWALLLTLWHQYPTTHYLSLLRKETDENVTSKVLLNGTSALREEGFSSCTRQQQSVGATPKIIQNYVYSRPPPWSDTLPTIFVITPTYTRPVQKAELTRLANTFLHVQNLHWVVVEDSPRRTNLVSNLLEKAGLNFTHLNVETPKSLKLGLSWIPSHTPRGTLQRNLGLHWLRDSFSNTAPPEGVVYFADDDNTYSLELFEEMRYTRRVSVWPVAFVGGLRYESPKVSPAGKVVGWKTVFDPNRPFAIDMAGFAISIKLILEKPHASFKLEGVKGGYQETSLLKDLVTMDGLEPKAANCTKVLVWHTRTERPTLVNEGKRGFTDPRVEV, from the exons ATGCTGAGGAGACGTAACCTTCTTACCACGCTCCTGATTGCCTTGCCATGGGCTCTTCTCCTAACCTTGTGGCACCAGTATCCAACCACCCACTACCTCAGCCTGCTGAGAA AAGAGACAGACGAGAACGTGACCTCTAAAGTTCTCCTTAATGGTACATCTGCACTGAGAGAAGAAGGCTTCTCATCATGCACTCGGCAGCAGCAAAGCGTAGGGGCAACGCCTAAAATCATCCAGAATTATGTGTACTCCAGGCCTCCCCCATGGTCAGACACCCTGCCAACTATCTTTGTTATCACCCCTACCTATACCCGGCCAGTGCAAAAAGCTGAGCTGACCCGTCTGGCCAACACCTTCCTCCACGTACAGAACCTGCACTGGGTGGTGGTGGAGGACTCTCCACGGAGGACCAACCTTGTATCCAACCTGCTGGAGAAGGCTGGGCTCAACTTCACCCACCTCAACGTAGAGACACCCAAGAGCCTGAAGCTGGGTCTGTCCTGGATCCCATCCCACACCCCAAGAGGGACACTACAGAGGAACCTGGGGCTGCACTGGCTGAGGGACAGCTTCAGCAACACCGCACCACCAGAAGGGGTAGTCTATTTTGCCGATGATGATAACACCTACAGCCTGGAGCTCTTTGAGGAG ATGCGCTACACAAGGAGGGTCTCAGTCTGGCCAGTGGCTTTTGTCGGGGGGCTGCGATATGAATCCCCAAAAGTGAGCCCAGCAGGGAAGGTGGTGGGCTGGAAAACCGTCTTTGACCCTAACCGGCCCTTTGCTATTGACATGGCCGGATTTGCTATCAGCATCAAGTTGATTTTGGAGAAGCCTCATGCCAGTTTCAAGCTGGAGGGAGTTAAAGGAGGCTACCAGGAAACCAGTCTGCTGAAGGATCTAGTGACTATGGACGGGCTGGAGCCCAAAGCAGCCAACTGCACAAAG GTGTTGGTCTGGCACACAAGAACTGAGAGGCCCACTCTGGTTAATGAAGGCAAGCGTGGGTTTACAGACCCCAGAGTAGAGGTGTAA